From Toxorhynchites rutilus septentrionalis strain SRP chromosome 2, ASM2978413v1, whole genome shotgun sequence, a single genomic window includes:
- the LOC129766203 gene encoding uncharacterized protein LOC129766203, protein MVRLVQSFAELIDTTSKKIPFIAGIISAGTGCSDGSVGIYTRVASYIDWIESTTGANSSHAECARNTECTKFYKETPSNIQYRVCTPKFLAKLLNENDGDTPFCGGALIDYRHVITSADCVSGSNKPTHVIISFDKIGVSEVIIHPEYQPNVTKHNLALLVLEKYFDNKEIFITACLWKAPTTPSEDILISATEQSSFGDKRLIINTTTVQHSQCKANIICTENRQNVIPEVCKYNSGDPVTSVFDEYIPIIYGVNSKGNGCGGKDNIFEISSIPFNYDWIESIIIKGSQLINSQKKQNFRGYFLNSTCSPPTGGIGRCIPDQMCPKLINDHRRNLSKIKICFFEGHRAVFRLERKIGFLKTTEKLFEILVSKLGSVASRNLKEDTVARPTVRAGPGNNQSESRQRTVKGQPCDVDDLGYLMLMHLTIAAKCLLLQVFNDIWIRDTILNVCKTVTSSVSGYRSITLLSCVEKVMEKMVNRRLTEVLEREKLLDER, encoded by the exons atggtacgcttagtccagtcatttgCAGAGCTCATTGATACGACCTCCAAAAAAATTCCATTTATAGCCGGAATAATCTCTGCCGGCACTGGCTGTAGTGATGGTTCTGTTGGAATATACACTCGAGTAGCCTCGTATATCGATTGGATAGAATCTACTACGGGAGCAAATTCGAGTCACGCTGAGTGTGCTCGAAACACAGAATGCACCAAGTTTTACAAAGAGACGCCAAGTAACATCCAGTATCGAGTTTGTACTCCGAAATTCCTCGCGAAACTTCTAAACGAAAATGATGGAGATACACCTTTTTGTGGCGGTGCACTTATAGATTATCGCCATGTTATCACTTCGGCTGATTGCGTTAGTGGGTCTAACAAACCAACCCATGTCATCATATCATTTGACAAAATTGGTGTTTCAGAAGTTATAATTCATCCCGAATATCAGCCCAATGTGACAAAGCATAATTTAGCATTGCTGGtattagaaaaatattttgacaACAAAGAAATCTTTATCACAGCTTGTCTGTGGAAAGCACCTACAACACCGTCGGAGGACATTTTAATTTCAGCAACGGAACAGTCATCGTTCGGCGATAAGCGTTTAATTATTAATACCACAACTGTGCAGCACAGTCAGTGTAAAGCTAATATAATTTGTACCGAAAACAGACAAAATGTGATTCCAGAAGTTTGCAAG TATAACAGTGGAGACCCGGTAACCAGTGTGTTTGACGAATATATTCCAATCATTTACGGAGTCAACTCAAAGGGAAATGGTTGTGGTGGAAAGgacaatattttcgaaatatcaTCGATACCATTCAACTATGACTGGATCGAATCGATTATTATCAAAGGCA GTCAGTTAATCAATTCGCAGAAAAAACAGAATTTCAGAGGGTATTTCCTCAACAGTACTTGTTCACCACCAACCGGTGGAATCGGTCGTTGTATTCCGGATCAAATGTGCCCTAAACTAATTAATGATCATCGACgaaatttgtcaaaaattaaaatttgcttCTTCGAGGGCCACAGAGCTGTT TTTCGGTTAGAAAGAAAGATTGGGTTCCTCAAAACGACAGAGAAACTTTTCGAAATTCTCGTCAGCAAATTGGGAAGTGTGGCAAGCCGCAATTTGAAGGAGGATACTGTAGCGAGGCCTACGGTACGCGCTGGTCCGGGCAACAATCAATCCGAATCCCGACAGAGGAC AGTGAAAGGTCAGCCATGTGATGTAGACGATTTAGGCTACCTCATGCTAATGCACCTCACAATCGCGGCGAAATGCTTGCTGTTGCAAGTATTTAATGATATATGGATTCGTGACACCATCCTTAATGTGTGTAAGACTGTGACATCTAGTGTCAGTGGCTATAGATCCATAACGCTACTCAGCTGTGTGGAGAAAGTAATGGAAAAGATGGTTAACAGAAGACTGACTGAGGTGCTGGAAAGAGAGAAGCTCTTGGATGAACGGTAG